Proteins encoded together in one Synechococcus sp. BL107 window:
- a CDS encoding efflux RND transporter periplasmic adaptor subunit encodes MRHQQRLIFSIAALITVGACKAEGPAAPPPPKVQAVSTRMAEFTEGVDTVSTLEASNLVELAAQSAGRILELKIRQGDEVEPGQLLVVLDQAQLQAQLAEERAKAETAKINWERYDYLARVGASSQKQLDTYRTQYFSALERVKATEANVSYSNLKSPSAGTVADVKAKVGDVLQQGQVFTSLVQNNELEARVEVPAVFASRLALGQPVLLSSPGKNAVIATGQVQSIDPRVNSQTQGLLVKAVFANTDGTLRDGQRLRTRVQIEAKQELSVPFAAVTQTSGQSFVFRLGSLDELKANPGKADLERLDKASKAGKLPLNAQFALQTPVVVGELENDLYPINKGLKPNQKVVTTNLLNLKHGMPVQVQPAAGAAAISPKAN; translated from the coding sequence GTGCGTCATCAGCAGCGACTGATTTTTTCCATCGCCGCTTTGATCACCGTGGGGGCTTGTAAAGCCGAGGGCCCTGCAGCACCCCCCCCGCCAAAAGTGCAGGCGGTGTCGACGCGCATGGCTGAGTTCACTGAGGGAGTGGACACGGTGAGCACCCTGGAAGCCAGCAATCTGGTGGAACTGGCTGCGCAGTCTGCTGGCCGGATTCTTGAATTAAAGATTCGCCAGGGTGATGAGGTTGAACCTGGCCAATTGTTGGTGGTTCTTGATCAAGCCCAGCTTCAAGCCCAGCTGGCTGAGGAGCGGGCGAAAGCTGAAACAGCCAAGATCAATTGGGAGCGATATGACTACCTCGCTCGGGTCGGAGCGTCATCGCAGAAGCAGCTTGATACCTATCGAACACAGTATTTTTCGGCGTTGGAACGGGTGAAGGCCACGGAAGCCAATGTGAGTTACAGCAACCTCAAATCACCGTCTGCAGGAACTGTCGCGGATGTGAAAGCGAAGGTTGGTGATGTGCTGCAGCAGGGGCAAGTGTTCACCAGTTTGGTTCAAAACAATGAGCTCGAAGCGCGTGTGGAAGTTCCGGCTGTGTTTGCTTCACGGCTGGCGTTGGGACAGCCAGTTCTGCTGAGTTCACCAGGAAAGAACGCCGTGATTGCGACCGGTCAAGTGCAATCCATTGATCCTCGGGTTAACTCGCAGACGCAGGGCCTGTTGGTGAAGGCTGTGTTTGCGAACACCGATGGCACATTGCGCGATGGCCAGCGCTTGCGCACCCGCGTGCAAATTGAGGCCAAGCAGGAGCTGTCTGTTCCATTCGCCGCTGTAACACAAACCTCTGGACAGAGTTTTGTGTTTCGACTGGGAAGCTTGGATGAGCTCAAGGCCAATCCAGGAAAAGCCGATTTGGAACGCTTGGACAAGGCATCGAAAGCAGGGAAACTTCCCCTAAATGCCCAATTCGCACTTCAAACCCCAGTGGTTGTTGGTGAGTTGGAAAATGATCTTTACCCGATCAACAAAGGGTTGAAACCCAATCAGAAGGTGGTGACGACCAATCTGCTCAATCTGAAGCACGGAATGCCCGTTCAAGTGCAGCCCGCAGCCGGTGCAGCCGCAATATCTCCCAAAGCAAACTGA
- a CDS encoding AAA family ATPase, with product MVNQDLFAFHGEQQRRRLAPLADRMRPRTLEEFEGQQGILAEGRLLQRAIKADRVGNLILHGPPGVGKTTLARIVANHTRAHFSNLNAVLAGVKDLRAEVDAAQQRLERHGLRTILFIDEVHRFNSAQQDALLPWVENGTVTLIGATTENPFFEVNKALVSRSRLFRLLPLEPKDLHQLLQRALTDQERGYGERSVVLDTDAANHLVDVAGGDARSLLNALELAVESSEPASDGTIAISLTTAEESIQQRAVLYDKQGDAHYDTISAFIKSLRGSDADAALFWLARMVEAGENPRFIFRRMLIAAGEDIGLADPQAMVVVEACAAAFERVGLPEGLYPLAQAALYLAGTEKSNSILGFFDALKSVRDANRQDVPPHLRDANRDGDAFGDGVGYRYPHAYAEHWVEQQYLPTALQGEVFWQPGALGWEGERRERMGARRAAQLAAAAELAADQPLLLSSGPDSPGLERWIQRQLGQEGERLHQLRERLWGGVSWQRHDRVLILGARSLIWALDPLRAVPEGGVTMLCNSTDDCHRIEAQIQLLDLELRPQLLHGGLDELPTSQAFEWIGGRFSTTDLQQMDWSLLGPQLHEHSNDETTLRLLTTRAEAGPAGALVQTGSRHAELQTLLQKEQLWLAAQTQPHHYFEAEGWRGSQDSWLETLNLPWGPDLAERWLAEGSPYRIAMGAIDPTDLALLRQQLEGIGRSGLRLPMRHELFIGQRNAPIEKA from the coding sequence GTGGTGAATCAGGATCTTTTCGCCTTCCACGGAGAACAACAGCGGCGTCGGCTTGCACCACTGGCTGATCGCATGCGGCCACGCACCCTGGAAGAATTCGAGGGGCAGCAAGGAATCTTGGCGGAAGGTCGGCTCCTCCAACGCGCGATCAAAGCCGACAGGGTTGGCAATTTGATCTTGCATGGCCCACCTGGAGTGGGCAAAACAACCCTGGCCAGGATTGTGGCGAACCACACCCGTGCTCATTTCAGCAATCTGAATGCAGTGCTCGCGGGGGTGAAGGATTTACGTGCCGAAGTGGACGCAGCACAACAGCGGCTTGAGCGGCACGGGCTGCGCACAATTTTGTTTATCGATGAAGTACATCGGTTCAACAGCGCCCAACAAGATGCCCTTCTGCCTTGGGTGGAAAACGGAACCGTCACCCTGATTGGAGCCACAACAGAAAACCCATTCTTCGAAGTGAACAAAGCCCTCGTGAGCCGTTCACGCCTGTTCCGGCTTTTGCCCTTGGAACCCAAAGACCTTCACCAGCTTCTGCAACGAGCACTCACAGACCAAGAACGGGGCTACGGCGAACGCTCTGTCGTGCTGGATACGGATGCTGCCAACCACCTCGTGGATGTTGCAGGAGGGGACGCCCGCAGCCTGCTGAATGCTCTCGAACTGGCGGTGGAAAGTTCAGAACCAGCGTCGGACGGCACGATCGCCATCAGCCTCACCACGGCTGAGGAGTCGATCCAACAGCGGGCTGTTCTGTACGACAAACAGGGTGACGCCCACTACGACACCATCAGTGCCTTTATCAAGTCGTTGCGAGGCTCCGACGCCGATGCCGCTTTGTTTTGGCTGGCACGCATGGTGGAAGCCGGTGAAAATCCCCGATTCATTTTCCGGCGGATGTTGATCGCCGCTGGCGAAGACATCGGCCTGGCCGATCCCCAAGCGATGGTGGTGGTCGAAGCGTGCGCTGCGGCCTTTGAACGGGTCGGACTGCCAGAAGGCCTCTACCCCCTCGCACAGGCCGCTCTGTACCTCGCCGGAACGGAAAAAAGCAACAGCATTTTGGGCTTCTTTGATGCCCTGAAGAGCGTCCGTGACGCCAACCGCCAGGACGTCCCCCCCCACCTACGCGATGCCAATCGAGACGGCGACGCCTTCGGAGATGGCGTGGGTTACCGCTATCCCCATGCCTATGCGGAACATTGGGTGGAGCAGCAATACCTACCCACTGCGCTCCAAGGCGAAGTGTTTTGGCAGCCTGGGGCTCTGGGCTGGGAAGGAGAACGGCGCGAACGGATGGGTGCTCGCCGTGCAGCTCAGCTTGCCGCCGCCGCTGAGCTTGCGGCTGATCAACCACTTCTGCTCAGTAGTGGGCCCGACAGCCCTGGGTTAGAGCGCTGGATTCAGCGTCAACTCGGACAAGAAGGAGAACGGTTGCATCAGCTCCGCGAACGCCTCTGGGGAGGCGTCTCTTGGCAACGCCATGATCGCGTTTTAATCCTGGGAGCCCGGTCGCTGATCTGGGCCCTTGATCCCCTACGGGCCGTTCCGGAGGGAGGCGTCACCATGCTGTGCAACAGCACTGATGATTGCCACCGCATCGAGGCCCAAATTCAACTGCTCGATCTCGAGCTTCGTCCCCAGCTTCTCCACGGAGGACTCGACGAGTTGCCGACGAGCCAGGCTTTCGAGTGGATCGGTGGTCGCTTCAGCACCACCGATCTTCAACAGATGGATTGGTCTCTCCTAGGGCCCCAACTTCACGAACACTCCAATGACGAAACCACCCTTCGTCTCCTCACAACAAGGGCAGAAGCCGGACCAGCGGGAGCGCTAGTTCAAACCGGCAGCCGCCACGCTGAGCTTCAGACACTCCTTCAAAAAGAGCAGTTATGGCTGGCCGCACAAACACAACCCCATCACTATTTCGAAGCGGAAGGATGGCGTGGATCGCAAGACAGTTGGTTGGAAACCCTGAACCTTCCATGGGGGCCTGACTTGGCAGAGCGTTGGCTCGCAGAAGGCTCCCCATACCGCATCGCAATGGGAGCGATTGATCCGACGGATCTTGCCCTGCTTCGCCAACAACTTGAGGGCATCGGACGCAGCGGGTTGCGCCTGCCCATGCGGCATGAGCTCTTCATCGGACAGCGCAACGCGCCAATCGAAAAGGCATAA
- a CDS encoding alpha/beta hydrolase yields the protein MTSPYLSSVFTRFAAGILAGASLAALAAPAEAGTSRPVRWNTGGAVWTTTSSEFKTFFETGEVTDRALDAGINNSGWTAEEIQEGMTKSYSVDIIGVSRFLYSDDGVKFLKDQTASYFPYWRMKKTAVVALRSAIIADSIDGEISSASIMAALPVDFRLADTCGTYTGAQNVCAPDKCEGDAQCTSLLSWYVFLPACVQANSQLPEAPVRTMAPAPARPLW from the coding sequence ATGACATCCCCTTATTTGTCGTCCGTGTTTACTCGTTTCGCCGCTGGCATCCTTGCTGGCGCATCTCTCGCCGCCCTGGCTGCCCCTGCTGAAGCCGGCACCAGCCGCCCTGTGCGTTGGAACACCGGTGGTGCTGTTTGGACCACCACCTCCAGCGAATTCAAAACATTCTTCGAAACCGGCGAAGTCACCGACCGCGCTCTTGATGCCGGCATCAACAACTCTGGTTGGACTGCCGAAGAAATTCAAGAAGGAATGACCAAGAGCTACAGCGTCGACATCATCGGGGTGTCGCGCTTCTTGTATTCCGACGATGGTGTCAAGTTCCTCAAGGATCAGACCGCGTCTTACTTCCCTTACTGGCGCATGAAGAAGACCGCCGTGGTGGCTCTTCGTTCCGCGATCATCGCCGACTCCATCGATGGCGAGATCTCTTCCGCCAGCATCATGGCTGCTCTGCCCGTCGACTTCCGTCTGGCTGATACCTGCGGTACCTACACCGGCGCCCAGAACGTCTGTGCTCCCGACAAGTGCGAAGGCGACGCCCAGTGCACTTCCTTGCTCTCTTGGTATGTGTTCCTGCCCGCTTGCGTTCAGGCCAATTCACAGCTGCCTGAAGCTCCCGTTCGCACCATGGCTCCTGCCCCAGCACGTCCCCTCTGGTGA
- the bcp gene encoding thioredoxin-dependent thiol peroxidase — translation MALQVGDLAPDFTLPDQNGESVQLSSLKGQRVILYFYPKDDTPGCTKEACNFRDRWGRFEDHNIKVFGISKDNAASHTKFISKHSLPFTLLTDEEPCAVASLYDSYGLKKFMGREYMGMMRHTVVIDAEGRIERLYLKVKAATMADALLSDLGLD, via the coding sequence GTGGCTCTTCAAGTTGGAGATCTAGCTCCAGATTTCACGCTCCCCGATCAAAACGGTGAATCTGTTCAGCTCTCCTCGCTGAAAGGTCAACGGGTGATCCTTTATTTCTACCCAAAAGACGACACCCCAGGTTGCACGAAAGAAGCCTGCAATTTCAGGGATCGCTGGGGGCGCTTCGAAGACCACAACATCAAGGTGTTCGGCATCAGCAAAGACAACGCTGCTTCCCACACCAAGTTCATCAGCAAACACTCGCTCCCTTTCACGCTCCTAACGGACGAAGAACCCTGCGCTGTAGCCAGCCTGTACGACAGTTATGGCCTCAAAAAGTTCATGGGCCGCGAATACATGGGAATGATGCGCCACACCGTTGTGATCGATGCCGAGGGACGCATCGAGCGCCTTTATCTCAAGGTGAAGGCAGCAACAATGGCCGACGCTCTTCTAAGCGACCTCGGACTCGATTAA
- a CDS encoding type III pantothenate kinase gives MTSQHCKRVLLIGNSRWHWGERDACGMHFHHGSPDLARLDGELGGWAAVGPVPAQLTSAALERRITLRNVPLAGCPPWLGVDRAIGAWAGWTRSLALSLDLSSGLLLVDAGTVLSITVLSPGGEFVGGQLIPGYRLQLLAMTKGTEALPEMVFAAPGQEPFPKDTVAAMRRGVLQAMVSVVRDAQKACGGMLWLCGGDAELLATELRSSSPQLQLDPELQLRGLFDLMDASG, from the coding sequence TTGACATCCCAACACTGCAAGCGGGTGTTACTTATCGGCAATAGCCGATGGCACTGGGGAGAACGGGACGCTTGCGGGATGCACTTTCACCATGGCTCGCCAGATCTAGCTCGTCTTGACGGGGAGCTGGGGGGATGGGCGGCAGTCGGACCCGTTCCAGCGCAGTTGACATCAGCTGCATTGGAACGACGCATCACGCTCCGGAATGTTCCCCTGGCTGGTTGTCCCCCTTGGTTGGGGGTGGATCGGGCGATTGGTGCCTGGGCTGGATGGACCCGCAGTTTGGCTTTGTCGTTGGATCTCAGTTCCGGACTGCTGCTGGTCGATGCCGGCACGGTGTTGAGCATCACGGTGCTGTCGCCAGGCGGAGAGTTTGTCGGTGGTCAGCTCATCCCTGGCTACAGGCTTCAGCTACTGGCGATGACGAAAGGGACAGAGGCTTTGCCTGAGATGGTTTTTGCTGCTCCTGGACAAGAACCCTTTCCAAAAGACACCGTGGCGGCGATGCGTCGTGGTGTCCTTCAGGCGATGGTCAGCGTGGTTCGGGATGCGCAGAAAGCCTGCGGTGGAATGCTTTGGCTCTGTGGCGGCGATGCAGAGCTCCTCGCAACAGAACTGCGGAGCTCGTCTCCGCAGCTGCAACTGGATCCGGAGTTGCAGCTGCGGGGCTTGTTCGACTTAATGGACGCGTCGGGTTAA
- a CDS encoding phosphoadenylyl-sulfate reductase codes for MTEGSDGMVRTSAEVEAAQQADLRSEWLQQNRSVLGGLGPQDRLAWAHQTFGEQFALTTSFGIQSSVLLHMLSQLPGGKAVPVIWVDTGYLPAETYTYVEQLMGLLDIRLVVAQSVMSPARMEALHGRLWETGAVADLELYHRIRKVDPLEESLAQLDIQCWASGVRRGQTDHRRSMTTLDPIRDRLSLRPVLDWTKKDVFYYMNDNDLPQHPLFDQGYSTVGDWHSSGPDGGDLNGRDTRFGGLKQECGIHLPQEEVEGLLGEGI; via the coding sequence ATGACGGAGGGTTCTGACGGAATGGTGCGCACGTCGGCGGAGGTCGAGGCGGCCCAGCAGGCTGATCTGCGGTCTGAATGGCTGCAGCAGAACCGCTCGGTCTTGGGCGGTTTGGGTCCTCAGGACCGCTTGGCCTGGGCGCATCAAACGTTTGGTGAGCAGTTTGCGCTTACCACCAGCTTCGGTATCCAGTCGTCGGTGCTGTTGCACATGTTGAGCCAGTTGCCGGGGGGGAAGGCGGTCCCGGTGATTTGGGTCGATACCGGTTATCTCCCTGCAGAGACCTATACCTATGTCGAGCAGCTCATGGGCTTACTCGATATTCGTCTGGTTGTGGCACAAAGTGTGATGTCACCAGCTCGGATGGAAGCCCTGCATGGTCGCCTCTGGGAAACCGGCGCGGTGGCTGATTTGGAGCTCTATCACCGGATTCGCAAAGTGGATCCGTTGGAAGAATCGTTGGCTCAGCTTGATATCCAGTGTTGGGCCAGTGGGGTTAGGCGAGGGCAGACGGATCACCGCCGCTCAATGACGACGTTGGATCCAATTCGAGACAGGCTCTCGCTCAGACCGGTTCTGGATTGGACCAAAAAGGATGTTTTTTATTACATGAACGACAACGATTTGCCCCAGCATCCCTTATTCGATCAGGGCTATTCCACCGTGGGTGATTGGCATTCCAGTGGTCCGGATGGTGGGGATCTCAACGGTCGGGATACGCGTTTCGGAGGCTTAAAGCAGGAATGTGGCATTCACCTGCCTCAGGAGGAGGTGGAGGGACTCTTGGGAGAAGGCATCTGA
- a CDS encoding NAD(P)/FAD-dependent oxidoreductase, whose translation MTSPTSSANAVVIVGGGFGGWFAALAIQRRLPHCHVVLIEPRKEFLFQPLLYELLSHELQEWEVAPQYSQLVSHNGICWLQDEVLSIDRSNHTLQTRSGERIPWRQLVIATGSQPNDFGIPGVKEHSRGFRNLSDVRELRQRIQDLVHQRRADAALAIVGAGPTGVELSCKLADLLNGTARIHLIEKGDSILPNSSAFNRERASAALERKDVCLHLNTDVARVEADRVVFAKGEEIEHQGLIWTAGSQVNLPSVQPLPKSHRGRLTINADLRLQDSCDVFAIGDIASNGDHPAPANAQVAMQQGEAVGDAIAALQAGEEPQTFEFQDRGEMLSLGIGDATLTGLGITLAGPLAFQLRRATYLTRMPGLSVGVRSAGAWLLNR comes from the coding sequence ATGACATCACCAACGTCTTCGGCGAATGCCGTGGTGATTGTCGGAGGCGGTTTTGGTGGGTGGTTTGCGGCTCTTGCGATTCAAAGACGTTTGCCTCACTGCCATGTGGTGCTAATCGAACCCCGGAAAGAGTTTCTGTTTCAACCATTGCTCTATGAACTGCTCAGCCATGAGCTGCAGGAGTGGGAAGTGGCTCCTCAGTACAGCCAATTGGTGAGCCACAACGGCATTTGTTGGTTGCAAGACGAGGTGTTGAGCATCGATCGTTCGAATCACACCCTGCAAACACGTTCTGGGGAGCGCATCCCCTGGAGGCAATTGGTGATTGCCACGGGATCACAACCCAACGATTTCGGCATTCCTGGCGTGAAGGAACACAGCCGTGGATTCCGCAACCTCAGCGATGTTCGAGAGCTGCGTCAACGCATCCAGGATTTGGTCCACCAGAGACGGGCCGATGCAGCACTCGCCATTGTTGGCGCAGGACCGACCGGAGTGGAACTGTCCTGCAAGCTGGCAGATCTTCTGAACGGCACCGCCAGGATTCATCTCATTGAAAAAGGGGACAGCATCCTTCCCAATAGTTCGGCTTTCAATCGAGAACGAGCCAGTGCTGCCCTGGAACGAAAAGACGTCTGTCTCCATCTGAATACGGACGTCGCGAGAGTTGAAGCCGATCGGGTGGTGTTCGCCAAAGGAGAGGAGATCGAGCACCAGGGTTTGATCTGGACAGCAGGCAGTCAGGTCAATCTGCCGTCTGTTCAGCCCCTCCCTAAATCGCATCGAGGTCGCCTAACCATCAACGCTGATCTGCGACTCCAAGACAGTTGTGATGTCTTCGCAATTGGGGATATTGCCAGCAACGGCGATCACCCAGCCCCAGCGAATGCTCAAGTTGCGATGCAGCAGGGAGAAGCCGTGGGTGATGCCATCGCTGCTTTGCAAGCTGGGGAAGAGCCTCAAACCTTCGAATTCCAGGATCGAGGAGAAATGCTCAGCCTCGGCATCGGAGACGCCACCTTGACTGGACTGGGAATCACCCTCGCAGGCCCGCTCGCCTTTCAACTTCGCCGAGCGACCTACCTCACCCGTATGCCTGGCCTCTCCGTTGGGGTTCGCTCCGCCGGTGCCTGGTTGCTGAACCGTTGA
- the hflX gene encoding GTPase HflX, translating to MKQAHLGGRTKGLRRSQERQLDRLSQRRHPEDGLELLTLERLSELVLELKTPLHLIIDGRGLCRLLWLGPLSGNDSPLNHLPQAPRRQSGGWRLVSCPFCRDGLNADPADAVVALDIAPRQWLRFAPKPGADGIRTAELLYPDSNESDGWYHQETGDLRDLCERELDDERSQPIAQAAQGMERVLLLTLIGQDSSESERELAELEGLVRSAGGQPVAVMSQKSGSTNPQTLWGKGKLQEAALEVRRNGASLVITDRELTPVQARNIERLVNCPVSDRSELILDIFAQRAGSAAGRLQVELAQLRYRLPRLLGRGQSMSRQGGGIGTRGPGETQLEKDRRAISRRIERLLRDQQQLQAHRSRLRDQRRGLPRVALVGYTNAGKSSLLNALCGQRESDRVLAENKLFATLDPTTRKLDLPRPGERPQRMLITDTVGFIRDLPKPLVEAFRATLEEALDADLLLIVVDLADPDWISQLSTVHRLLDSLGSSALRRVVANQIDRCDLEAIHSIRDQEPDALFLSAVRGDGLQGLQDWLRRQFFDSDAESTAMTTNDLAQ from the coding sequence TTGAAACAAGCCCATCTCGGTGGCCGCACCAAAGGCCTGCGTCGCAGCCAGGAACGTCAGCTCGATCGCCTCAGTCAACGCCGCCATCCAGAGGACGGGCTTGAGCTGCTCACCCTGGAACGACTGAGTGAGCTTGTGTTGGAACTCAAAACCCCACTGCACCTGATCATTGATGGACGGGGCCTTTGCCGACTCCTGTGGCTCGGACCCCTCTCGGGCAACGACTCCCCCCTGAACCATCTACCCCAAGCCCCCCGTCGCCAAAGCGGCGGTTGGCGACTGGTGAGCTGCCCTTTTTGTCGAGACGGCTTGAATGCAGACCCAGCCGATGCTGTTGTGGCTTTGGACATCGCACCCCGGCAGTGGTTGCGCTTTGCCCCAAAACCCGGCGCCGATGGAATCCGAACAGCCGAACTCCTGTACCCGGATTCCAATGAATCGGATGGTTGGTACCACCAAGAAACAGGAGACCTGCGGGACCTTTGCGAACGCGAGTTAGACGACGAGCGCTCCCAACCCATCGCCCAAGCAGCTCAGGGGATGGAGCGCGTGCTCTTACTCACACTGATCGGCCAAGATTCGTCTGAAAGCGAACGTGAACTGGCGGAACTAGAGGGTCTGGTTCGCAGTGCCGGTGGTCAACCTGTCGCTGTGATGAGCCAAAAAAGCGGCAGCACGAATCCCCAAACCCTCTGGGGGAAAGGGAAACTCCAAGAGGCCGCCCTCGAGGTCCGGCGAAACGGTGCTTCGCTGGTGATCACCGATCGTGAGCTCACTCCGGTTCAAGCGCGCAACATCGAGCGCCTTGTGAATTGCCCGGTTTCAGATCGCAGCGAGCTCATCCTCGACATCTTTGCCCAAAGGGCAGGCAGTGCGGCAGGTCGTCTTCAGGTGGAACTAGCCCAATTGCGTTATCGACTCCCGAGGCTCCTAGGCCGCGGCCAAAGCATGTCCCGGCAAGGGGGCGGCATTGGAACCCGCGGTCCTGGAGAAACCCAACTGGAAAAAGACCGTCGAGCGATCAGTCGAAGAATTGAACGACTTCTGCGGGATCAACAGCAATTGCAAGCCCATCGCAGCCGTCTTCGCGATCAACGTCGTGGCTTGCCACGCGTTGCATTGGTTGGTTACACCAACGCCGGAAAATCCAGTCTGCTTAATGCCCTCTGCGGACAACGGGAAAGCGATCGCGTCTTGGCAGAAAACAAATTGTTCGCCACGCTCGATCCCACGACCCGAAAACTCGATCTACCTCGCCCTGGAGAACGCCCCCAACGCATGTTGATCACCGACACGGTGGGATTCATCCGCGACCTACCCAAACCTTTGGTGGAAGCCTTTCGCGCCACCCTCGAAGAAGCCCTGGATGCCGATTTGTTGCTCATCGTTGTTGACCTTGCCGATCCAGATTGGATTAGTCAGCTCAGCACCGTGCATCGCTTGCTTGATTCCTTGGGGAGTTCAGCCCTTCGTCGTGTGGTGGCCAATCAAATCGACCGCTGCGACCTCGAAGCGATTCACTCCATTCGCGACCAGGAACCCGATGCACTGTTTCTCTCCGCTGTCCGGGGGGATGGCCTACAGGGCCTTCAAGACTGGCTGCGCAGGCAATTTTTTGATTCCGATGCAGAATCCACAGCGATGACGACAAACGATCTGGCGCAATGA
- a CDS encoding SLC13 family permease encodes MTELISALQTPHALITLSVLGLAVILFITGALAPELTGLLSLGLLLACGVLSPQEALAGFGSPALITLLGLFPVSAALFKSGALDRLRGLIASERIRSPRRLIALMAFVIAPVSGVVPNTPVVASLLPVVENWCHRHGISPSRVLLPLSFSTVLGGTLTLLGSSVNLLVSDISQQLGYGSFELFTFTLISLPIWLVGALYLVLAPRALLPDRGKELDDLSPQRSGYCTEVTIPSASELVGRSLLNSRLQRRFDVDVLEIQRGGERLLPPLADRRLEAGDHLLLRVTRDDLLRLQQDHTVQLTTQGQNAGSSLNTSQASGQKTVEVLLPAGSTLAGASLRELRFRQRHNATVLALRRGQETVQERLGQVVLREGDVLLLQAPFDSIRGLQASNDLLVLDRLEDDLPTVGRKPVAVSIAIAMLLLPTITPIPLVAAVLLAMVSVVATGCLRLGELQRSIRLDVILLLGSLTSFSVALQTTGLADALAAGVQQWLDGWPIYFALVAIFFGTTLLTQVMSNAASVALLAPVAVQLSPALGLSPLALLITVLFGASQSFLTPVGYQTNLMVFGPGRYRFLDVTRYGLGLTLIMTALIPALILWHYG; translated from the coding sequence ATGACCGAGTTGATCAGCGCGCTTCAGACACCGCACGCTTTGATCACCTTGTCGGTCCTCGGACTTGCAGTGATTCTGTTCATCACTGGAGCTTTGGCTCCGGAGTTGACCGGATTGCTGAGCCTGGGGCTCTTGCTGGCCTGTGGAGTGCTTAGTCCCCAAGAAGCCCTGGCTGGCTTTGGGAGTCCGGCCTTAATCACGCTGCTCGGACTCTTCCCCGTCTCAGCTGCACTATTCAAGAGTGGAGCCCTCGATCGATTGCGTGGCTTAATTGCTTCAGAGCGGATCCGGTCTCCAAGGCGACTGATCGCGCTGATGGCCTTTGTGATTGCACCCGTCTCCGGGGTGGTCCCCAACACACCTGTGGTGGCGTCCTTGCTCCCGGTGGTTGAGAACTGGTGCCATCGCCATGGAATTTCACCCTCAAGGGTGCTGCTTCCCTTGTCGTTTTCCACAGTGCTTGGAGGAACGCTCACGCTGTTGGGAAGCTCCGTGAACCTGCTGGTGAGCGACATCAGTCAGCAACTTGGCTATGGGTCTTTCGAGTTGTTCACGTTCACGCTGATCAGCCTGCCCATTTGGCTTGTTGGTGCGCTCTATTTGGTCTTAGCGCCCCGTGCCTTACTCCCAGACCGCGGTAAGGAGTTGGATGACTTGAGCCCCCAACGGAGCGGATACTGCACCGAGGTCACCATCCCCTCCGCGTCAGAATTAGTCGGACGATCACTGTTAAACAGTCGACTCCAACGCCGGTTTGATGTCGATGTCCTTGAAATCCAACGGGGGGGAGAACGCCTCCTTCCTCCCCTAGCCGACCGTCGCTTGGAAGCAGGCGATCACCTGTTGTTGCGAGTCACGCGAGACGACCTCTTGCGTCTCCAACAGGACCACACCGTGCAACTGACAACCCAAGGGCAAAACGCTGGCTCAAGCCTGAATACCAGCCAAGCCAGTGGCCAGAAAACTGTGGAGGTTTTGCTACCAGCGGGCTCTACCCTCGCCGGAGCCAGCCTGCGAGAACTGCGGTTTAGGCAACGGCACAACGCCACGGTTTTAGCCCTACGCCGCGGCCAAGAAACCGTTCAAGAACGGCTGGGTCAAGTGGTGCTCCGAGAAGGCGATGTGTTGCTTCTACAAGCACCGTTTGATTCGATCCGAGGCTTGCAAGCGAGCAATGACCTGCTGGTGCTCGACCGGCTCGAAGACGATCTCCCCACGGTGGGTCGCAAACCCGTGGCGGTCAGTATCGCCATTGCCATGCTGCTGCTGCCCACCATCACTCCCATCCCACTTGTCGCAGCTGTTTTGCTCGCAATGGTGTCGGTGGTGGCAACCGGATGCCTACGTCTTGGAGAACTACAACGTTCGATCCGTCTCGATGTGATTTTGCTGCTCGGTTCCCTCACCAGCTTCAGCGTGGCACTGCAAACCACAGGTCTTGCCGATGCTCTGGCCGCTGGAGTGCAGCAGTGGTTAGACGGCTGGCCCATTTATTTCGCGCTTGTGGCGATCTTCTTTGGCACCACCCTCCTCACCCAAGTCATGAGCAATGCCGCCTCGGTGGCCCTGTTAGCCCCCGTGGCAGTGCAACTGTCTCCTGCCCTCGGACTCTCCCCTTTGGCCCTCTTGATCACCGTGCTGTTTGGGGCAAGTCAATCGTTCCTCACCCCCGTGGGCTATCAAACCAACTTGATGGTGTTCGGCCCAGGCAGGTATCGATTTCTCGATGTCACCCGCTATGGCTTAGGACTGACACTGATCATGACCGCATTGATCCCGGCACTGATCCTTTGGCATTACGGCTGA